GGTGCACGCCGTTGTCCGGACCGAATGGCGGCGCGACACCATCAAGAACCACACGGCGACGCACCTGCTGCATAAGGCTTTGCGCGAGGTCCTGGGACATCATGTTGCACAGGCGGGATCGCTGGTCGAAGCGAGGAGGCTTCGCTTTGACTTTTCTCACTTCGGCGCACTGACGGAGGAAGAACTGCGGGAAGTGGAAGCGAAGGTCAATCAAGCCGTCTGGCAGGATTATCCGGTCGTGATTGAAGAGATGGACATCGACGCTGCAAAGGCAATGGGTGCCATGGCGTTGTTCGGCGAGAAATACGGACAGACTGTTCGTGTTGTGCAGGCTGGGGACTACAGTATCGAGCTGTGTGGCGGCTGCCACGTTGATCGCACCGGTGTGATTGGATTGTTCCGGATTGTGTCAGAGGCCGGTATCGGATCGGGCGTGCGTCGCATTGAAGCAGTCACGGGTCGGTATGCTTACGAGAATGTGCGGGAAACTGAGGACAGACTGGAAATGGCTGCCCACGTATTGAAAACGCAGAAGACCGAGATTGTCCCGCGTATCGAGCGATTGCTCGACGAACTGCGCGAAACGGAACGAGAACTTGAGTCCGTGCGCGGGAAATTGCGTCAGGGCCGTGCGAACGATTTGCTTGGCCAGGTTACATCCGTACAGGGTGTTCCGTTGCTGGCCGCCGTTGTCCCGGACACCGATATGGACGGGTTGCGACAGATGGCGGACCAACTGCGCAACCGCATGACGTCTTACGTGGTCGTTTTGGGATCCGCTCTCGATGACAAAGCACAGTTTGTCGCGGCGGTGTCCAAAGACCTTCAGGACAAAGGTCTGCAGGCAGGGCAGATTGTCAAAGAAGTCGCCAAAATCGCTGGCGGCGGTGGTGGCGGCAGACCAGACTTAGCTCAGGCTGGCGGCAAGGACGCGGCCAAAGTTCAGGACGCAATTGAAAGTGCGGCTTCAATCGTGCGCAAGTTCGCAGGAAATCAGGCAGATTAGGCGAACTCAGTGAGAAGTGAAGTGAATGCGAATCCGCTCGCTGCTCTTTGCCGAGCAGCGAGGATTCAACTTAACGGTAAGCGAGGTGGCTCTGGTGAATTTCGACCACACAATGCGCTACGAACCTAGGGTTGAGAATGAAACTGCAAGAAAAGCGTTCCAACTGGCGTATCGAGCGTTGATAGAAAAAGGTTACAACCCGGTGTATCAGATTGCGGGTTACTTAATTTCAGGAGATCCGGCGTATATCACGAACCATCTCGAGGCGCGCAATACCATTCGGCGGATTGAGCGCGATGAACTGATTGAGGAACTGGTTCGTTCCTACGCGGAGCAGCATGGGCAGAATTCTCGCGATTGATTATGGGACCGTTCGGATTGGACTGGCGCTGTCTGATCCGAGCGGGTTTCTCGCGCAGAGTCTCGATGTCCTCAAACGGCGATCCGATGACGACGCCATTATGCGCATCGCTGAGATTGCCAGAGAGCGTGAGGCCAGCGAGATGGTGGTTGGATTGCCGCTGAACATGAACGGATCGGAAGGCGAGAAAGCAGACATCTGTCGCGCCTTTGCAGCAAAGTTGGAAGAGCGAACAGGTCTGCCCGTCCACCTGTTTGACGAACGACTGACCACGGTGGCAGCACAGCGTACGCTGATTGAGCAGGATGTCAGGCGAAGCAAGAGAAAGCAGGTCGTGGACGCGGTCGCGGCAACAGTCTTATTGCAGACCTACCTGGACTTTCGCAACCGGGATTCGCGCAAGCAATAGGGGCTGTCTGCTCGTTCGACGATTATTCGGCAAGGACGATTATTTGGTATGTATGTATAGATGCTCGCAAATTGGGAAAGTGAAATATGAGGGATTTGAACTGGTGACATCCATCTGAGATGCCACCAGTTTCCGTTCTCAGGTGAACCAGTCGAAGGCGACTCGAGTTGTCGGTGCAAACGGGCCCCTCAGAGCAACCCGACCGCCTGACCCAGATGGGCAAGAACGCCGATAAGGCCAAAGCGCCGTCTGGCCAGAGAGGCCTCGCACAAGAAATTTCACGGATTTAAGGATGACGCGACCGTTGAAGGATGAAATACCGAAGGGGACCTTAAAGCGCAATTGGCAGCGCTACATTCGCAAGCTAACTGCGGTGTCGGCAAGCCTTGCACTGGGTGCGATTGTCCTCGTGGGCCTGTGGGCTTATGTTGCGTACCAACCTCCCGCTGCCAAGAACAAAGGACTCTCGCGTGTCGTCATAGCACGCGGTGAAAGCGTGAAAGACATCAGTCGGCAGTTGGAGCAAGCCGGCTTGATTAAGAATGCGTCTATCTTTCGAGCGTATGTTCGTCTGTCTCATACGGCATCGTCGCTTCAAGCGGGGATGTACGATGTTCAGCGAGGCGCAAAGATATCAGAGATGGTGTCGCAGTTCAAACGGGGGGATGTGGTTCGCAGCACGGTCAAGGTGACGGTACCGGAGGGGTACACGGTCATGCAGATTGGTGACAGGCTGGCGGCGAATCACGTTTGTTCGAAGCAGGCATTTTTGAAGGCTGTCCAGGAAGGCACGTTTACGCAGTGGTTCGTATCATCGTTGCCGAAGAGCAAAGATATCAAGTCTCGCTTTGAGGGGTATTTGTTCCCTGATACATACGAATTTGTCCAAGGTGAGGCTGCACACGACGTTGTCAACACGATGCTTCAAGACTTCCAGGAGCACATCGATGCTGCAAACGTGACGCATACCCTGAAGGACGAACGAGCGGCACTGCCTGCGCTCATCACCGAGGCGTCACTGATTGAGAAGGAAGCCAAGGTGGAGAGTGATAGGCCGCTCATCGCCAGCGTCATCCAAAACCGCCTGAAAAAGAACATGAAGCTTCAAATCGACGCCACCATTCAATACATCCTTGGCCACAGGGAGATTGTGACCGACAAAGACCTGAAAGTGAAAGAGCCGTACAATACCTACCTGTATTACGGGTTGCCGCCGGGCCCGATTGCGAGTCCAGGGTTGACTTCCATCATGGCTGCCCTGCATCCGGCCAAGAGCACATATCTCTATTACGTCGCAAAATATGACGGGTCTGGGACAAGCTACTTCTCTTCCACGGAAGCCCAGCATCTGCGCAACGTCCGGCAGAGTGAAGCGAATTTCAAACACGGTGGCAGTTCTTAGGCACCTTCTTCGTCCGGTGGACTGTGTATGCGCTGCACTCATAGCAATTCGTTCGCAGGGAAATACTAGCCTGGGAAATGCTAGGCAGGTAAATACTGGGTAAGGAAATCCTAGGCAGGTAAATACTAGACAGGTAAATACTGGGCAAGGAAATCCTGGGTGAGGAAATGCGGGGTAGGGAAATGCCGGATAAGGAAACGCTGGTTGGAGAGCTTTGGCGGGACGTGATGAAGTGAAACACCGCATACTGGCAATCTGGACAATCTTTATTGTCGCCACAGCCGTCCTTACAGGCCGGCTTTTTCTTGTGACGCTGTATCCGGACAAGTCTACTGTACGAATCCGATGGCAGGACAAGGTGCGAGTGAAAGCCGCGATGGAGCATATGGACGGAAAGATTACAGATGATGGGCGTGGCCGCATCTTGTTTCGGAACGGACAGGCGCTCAGTGGGCAGGTGCGCCATGCAAGTCTCTCTACAGCGAACGGATCGATTCCATATCTCATCCACACGGAACGCACGGTGACAGACCAGTTCCCACTTCGCCAATCCAGTCTGGCCGTCGCAGGTGAAGTCGGGTTGCCAGATGTTTGGCCGACACCAGATAGGGTGGTTGCTGAACAAGGCAGAAGCGGTCTTGAGCTTACTTTTGATGCACTGCTTCGGGGGCGTCGTCCGGGTTATATCGGGGTCTTGCGATTGGCCTCGGACAAGGCAAAATCCGCCGGGCAGGGCAACGAGGCGTCCCGGAAGCCCTCAGGCAGCGCAAAGTCGGCTGGGCAGGGCAACGAGGCGTCCCGGAAGCCCTCAGGCAGCGCAAAGTCCGCCGGGCAGGGCAACGAGGCATCCAGGAAGCCGTCAGGCAGCGCAAAGTCCGCCGGGCAGGGCAACGGTGAGGCGTCCAGTAAGCCCTCAGGCAGCGCAAAGTCGGCTGGGCAGGGCGACCGTCACGCGTCAGGAGGGTCTTCCAGTTCTGGCGGTGCTGGCACTTCCGAGACGATAGACGGCAGCACAGTGTTTCAGGTCAAGCCCCAACCGGGGCCGGACCTCAGGACAACGCTTGATGTAGCCTGGCAAGACACTATGGATAGTGCGCTCCAAAAGGAATCGGTTCGGCTCGGAGCGGTAACCATCCTTGACGTAAGAAGCAACGAGATTCTGGCAATGGCCAACAGCTCTGTGCGCGGGGGGTGGGACTTGCCGGCAGTAAAGCCGGCCATACCGGGCTCTATCATGAAACTTGTCACAGCTGCGGCTGCGTTCGAAAGCTATCGCTTTAGCCCGTCGACGAGGTTTTATTGCAACGGCGTCTCGCACCTGGCAGGA
The Alicyclobacillus curvatus genome window above contains:
- the ruvX gene encoding Holliday junction resolvase RuvX; translated protein: MGRILAIDYGTVRIGLALSDPSGFLAQSLDVLKRRSDDDAIMRIAEIAREREASEMVVGLPLNMNGSEGEKADICRAFAAKLEERTGLPVHLFDERLTTVAAQRTLIEQDVRRSKRKQVVDAVAATVLLQTYLDFRNRDSRKQ
- a CDS encoding IreB family regulatory phosphoprotein; this translates as MRYEPRVENETARKAFQLAYRALIEKGYNPVYQIAGYLISGDPAYITNHLEARNTIRRIERDELIEELVRSYAEQHGQNSRD
- the alaS gene encoding alanine--tRNA ligase — protein: MEEERFLETLTEGEQLLQSKLAELKSDTHGAPGTTAGGQADMAPGTTAGGQADMAPGTTAGGQTDMAPGTAAGGPAGMAGVETGAAPGAANGPVLSGADAFRLYDTFGFPLDLTEEIAAEAGVSVDREGFNQLLEEQRERARSARHAADGMNADRGALEGITAPSKFVGYDRLETDSKVIAIVQAGEEVPALGTDAEGELFLDITPFYAESGGQLADEGVILFDGGEAQILAVRKAPHGQNLHTVRVQKGTLQQGAAVHAVVRTEWRRDTIKNHTATHLLHKALREVLGHHVAQAGSLVEARRLRFDFSHFGALTEEELREVEAKVNQAVWQDYPVVIEEMDIDAAKAMGAMALFGEKYGQTVRVVQAGDYSIELCGGCHVDRTGVIGLFRIVSEAGIGSGVRRIEAVTGRYAYENVRETEDRLEMAAHVLKTQKTEIVPRIERLLDELRETERELESVRGKLRQGRANDLLGQVTSVQGVPLLAAVVPDTDMDGLRQMADQLRNRMTSYVVVLGSALDDKAQFVAAVSKDLQDKGLQAGQIVKEVAKIAGGGGGGRPDLAQAGGKDAAKVQDAIESAASIVRKFAGNQAD
- the mltG gene encoding endolytic transglycosylase MltG, encoding MKDEIPKGTLKRNWQRYIRKLTAVSASLALGAIVLVGLWAYVAYQPPAAKNKGLSRVVIARGESVKDISRQLEQAGLIKNASIFRAYVRLSHTASSLQAGMYDVQRGAKISEMVSQFKRGDVVRSTVKVTVPEGYTVMQIGDRLAANHVCSKQAFLKAVQEGTFTQWFVSSLPKSKDIKSRFEGYLFPDTYEFVQGEAAHDVVNTMLQDFQEHIDAANVTHTLKDERAALPALITEASLIEKEAKVESDRPLIASVIQNRLKKNMKLQIDATIQYILGHREIVTDKDLKVKEPYNTYLYYGLPPGPIASPGLTSIMAALHPAKSTYLYYVAKYDGSGTSYFSSTEAQHLRNVRQSEANFKHGGSS